A segment of the Labrus bergylta chromosome 11, fLabBer1.1, whole genome shotgun sequence genome:
CTTTCAAGATGGGTCCAAACGATCCTTTAGCTATGAATCCTTGGACCTTGGAGCACAGAAGTAGAGTTACATCATTGGTTACCCATCAATGAACAGTCTTGTGTTTTGTTCCAGACTATACCTGGTAAAGGTCTGGTCCAGGAAACCTACGCTGTGGGAACTCGggcagaaagacagagatgaaAGCCAGAGTATTCGTCTTGGTGGGCGACGTCTTCGAGTCTGCCTCAGGAGGCAGCAGGATATTGGAAATGGGTGGTCTGCCATCAAGTCCCACAGCAGGTCGTGAAAACACAGCCGAGTGTCCGAGTCTGTGGTTGATTGAGACCAACTTGTTTGGGAGGAACCCAAGACTGTGACGACGCTGAGCAGCTGGTTCAATTCTCTAGAAAATACaccaaaaataataacaatgttTTGTGATGAGGCCCTTCCAGGGGAGAAAATGGAAGATACCCTCCACAGATAACTTTTAGtggagaaaacacaagaaagtgCTCTCTAGGATTAACATTAAGAGgcctcgtgttgttgggttcttatcatggttcttgtgatagtcgggttatatatgtctggttgtgtatcgtgcactttgggttcttttctgttgaattgtatttaattattcttagtattttgcatctgttatattcttactgttgtttatgttcttctgtgtttggtttagtttgctttgttcttgtttttgctgtttgtcaaagcactttgtaaacctgtgtttttaaaaggtgctatataaataaagttattatattattattattaagggTTGTTAAAAACATTCTATACCACATAGAGCTGGGGCCTTTTATCTTTCACCCTCACCTCAGACAGTTTTAGTATGCCACAGTGctacaccttttttttgtgtgcccctgcttcaaataaaaatcatttcaaagatACTTCAaggttgtgttttatttttttttaaatatcgaAGAAAAACCCCAAGATGTTGAAATAGGACATTTGAGGCAGAGTGGAAGAGCACTGAACAGACTCAGACTGTACTTTCCTTTGTGCTGCTGGGCGAAAGGTTATTGATCGACCACAGCTTATCAATAAGTCTATTTTTGACATCACTCAATAAGAGCATCTCAAGGGCTATATTTAGATACAGGGAACTATTTCTGTTAGACAtcaagagaaaaataatttaattgtatttaatgttACGATGAACTCTTTAAAAACGCGATTAATTTGCTACTGTAGCAGATTTGTTTTTGCCATTAATTCAACCTTTGGCTTTTCCGAAAAGGATTATCTTGATGTGAATAAGTACATGAGTCTGACGTTAACAACTTACCTTGTAGTTTCTGCTGACGTCGTTGCCCATCaaaaatgttaattattttaaacaaaaatgatcaaaaaaaaaaaaaaaaggtgtcagTTTTAGCTCAGCCTCCTGGTTCGCTTCAGAAACGCGCAGTTTAGTCCCGCTGATCGAGGTCGTTTCTCATCCACGTGTTTGTgcgcttttttttctctctctctctcctgtttacACCGGAGAGAAATGTTTCAGCGTGTTGGAGTCATCCACAGCGATTCCGCTCCAGTTAAAGCTGTCACATTAAAGAGCAATCACCTCCAACTTCCTGTTACTCACAgcccagccccccccccctttttgttCTGCACAAGAAAGCCAAACATCCAAAATTGGACTTAGACTTTTTATTGACAGATAAACAATAAGACACGAAGCTGATAGACATGTGAACACGTATTCATTTTGAGATATGATCCGTTTAAACTTTTCTTCTTAATAGAAATTGTGACTGAAATAAAAGGCTTTAGCAGCACATCAATGCAAGGAATTGACAGCGAACAACTGTGgttacaaaaatatcaaaatactTTGCATAAAAAAAGTGCTTTAGTATTAAAATTACAAAACATACACTCTGCGAttagctgcatttttttttttttccattttgccACAATGCCATCAAACCGAGTGCCACATAATACTacacatcaacatgtttctgctgctttgttcTTGATATATTGCACTGGGGTGAGGTACAGTCAAACATCGCGCTGAGCAACACACAATCATTTTCAGGTCAAATCTAAAATAGCATTTAGTGTGGGGAAAAGGCCTTCATGTCAGATAGACAGTCATACAGCCATATATAATTTATCTGAGCTGAAACTGATAAAAACATATCTTATTTATCTATCAATGGCCATTCAATGTATTGAAGGTGCTTAAATGAAGTCTTATGTGTGGTACAGTTCTACAGGATAGACATGCAGTGTTCCTGAGCCAGCAGGAAAAGGTGCTGTCTGCTTGTTCATGTGTAGAAGTGCTAGATTCATCTTCCTCGCTTCATTCCATTTAACGCAAGAGTTCATTACTTTGAAAGTAGAATAGTGAGATTTTTTTAATAGCTCTGGGAAACAAAAtctttatgtatatatatatatatatatatttctatttgGTCAAAATGGCACCCTGGTAATCCTGAAGCTGTTTGAGGGAGTGACACACCTCAGGAGTgttgttttcaaaaacaaaaactcaaatattTTCTGAATTCAGCAGGCTCTTATGATACAGTAATATATGCAACCAAAGGAGAATAAACGCTCAAcaatctctctttttccttGAGATTCACAAACCACAAAGATATGCTGACTTTGGGTGGCCGCCTGCTTGTTCCCTGATCCATATACTGAGAGtgttggagctgcagcagcCGATCATCTAGTCAACTTCTTACAATGTGAATGGGAGCTTTTCTTGTTTCACTTGCGTCTGCTGAAGATGCTTTTCTTGCTCGAGCTCTTGTCTGCGGTGCTCAGGCCGATGAGGAGTCGTGCCTTCTCATCTTCCTCCGCTTGCTGCAGGCTGTTGTCCGACTTCCCCTCAGGCGTCTTCCCCCGCAGGTCGGAGCCCGAGGCCGGCTTCAGACGCAGCTTCTCTTTTATCATCTGAGGAACAAAGAGAGCAAGATCAGAAATGGTGGTAGTCTTTGTCAGGTTAAATACATGTCGTTTTTGAGACTTGTAATTCTTGGTGGTAAATGTTGTCCACCTGTGCTACAAGTGCTTTCCGGCTGTCCCTCTTCACAGCCATGGCAAAGTCGAGCCAGGTCCAGGTGTTGTTGTGGTACTCCAAACACGGCAGAACCAGGTTCAGGTCCTTCCAGTCCACACTACTCTTCTCTCCCTAAGAAGGAtagattttatttgttattttttaagcctttattgATTCAGTGCCATTGAATAAATGATGCTGCAATTTTAGACAAAATGTGTCAGAAGCAGAAGGGCCCCAGCACAGAGTACTAGGAGTCAGATTTGACTGTTCACAAGATGAGGTTAAAAGAGAGTTGAACCTGAGGAATGTGAAGAGGCAGTTGACtcacaagaaataaaaagcaacaacaaagatcCACTAAGAACTCCTGCAGATACAGATCCACTAGCAATATATTTTTAAGGGCTATAAAGTGTTGTCACAACATTATTAACATATAATTCAATATGTTTATCTTGAATCTGGCAACACAAGTTTAAACTTCTTTGAAAACTTCATTTAAACATGACAGGGTACAGGGAATAAAACGGAAAAAGAGGTTCATGAACTTGTGTCATAATTAGGAGACAATTTTGTATGCCAGACCTGAGCTGTTTTGAGGTAAAGATATAACACTATTCATTTTTGAGTCCCCTCCcctttttaaggtttattaTGGAACTTTTTAggcctttatttagagagaggacagtggatagagtcaggaatcagggacagagagagtggggaatgagatgcaggaaaggagccacaggtcggtttcaaacccgggcctcccacttggaggactacagcctccttacatggggcgcgcacactaacaaCTACACCACCGGCACCCTTTTGAGCCGTTTGCCATGATTACTTTGGTCCAGTCTCATTGCCCAAAATGGTAAACAgtgatttaattaaacaataaaacatgatgGTAGATGCATAGCTCAGTAACAAACCTTATAGCTGACACAGAGGGGCACTTGTGGAATCTTGATGTAGATGAAGGAGTTATTCATGGCAGCTCGCTCCTTCATCTTATCAATGTCATCAACAGGATGCtggtgggaggaagccagaaaGCGCAAAttagatttctttgttgtttttacatctgAGAAATGTAAACCCAAACCATTAATACCTCTGGAGCTTTCCTAAACGACCTCCTGACCCCAGCAGTACGGTTCAGCCCCTGTGTGACACCTTTGCTGGGGCCCATAGCACCCATGGTGTCCTCTGACAACTGCCGAGTCTTGACAGGGATACCTgtgacacagagcagagaagcaTCAGCACTGTGGCCTCTGTGTGACTCTGCACCCAACAGCTTATACTCCCACTGAGTCTCTccctaacacacacaacacacacacgcagctcaAGGTCACTCAAGAGTGAGAGCCTTTTAATAGCTCAGGTGGATCACATAGCAGGGTAATGGGTTATTCAATATGACATACACACATCTGCAGAGAAAGTGAGAACTGTTATTGATCAGTTATTTAGAATAGATCAcaggctggagagagagagagattacacAGTAAGTGCCAGtgttgacaaaaacacacctgtGGTAACGAGTCTGAACTTGTCTTCCTCATctgtcacctcctcctcctcaacatTTCTTCCAGGGAAGAAAAATCCCATCATCCTTTTGAAGAACTGGTACATCAGCTGGATGGTGAGAGGCACCACGTTCACCTGATGAGCAAAGGAGTCATTAAAATTCAATTAAACAcaggaaaatgtgtctttgatgtGGTTACATATGATGATCTTGACCTCAAAGTGTTCCTTCACAGAGATTCCTCCCACAGGGGGGCGCACTTTACTGAAGATACGCAAAGCAAACTGACGTCCTGACTGGCAGGGGCTTTGAGGGCGAATAACAACCTGCAAAAGAAAGAGGAGTTAATTTGCTCTATATCACAAAACCAAAAACTTTGATTAAATCCTGTGTGAAAATGCCAACTTGATGTCCATTTGAAACAGTACTTTTTACATCACTGATGATATGAACAAAGTATCGACAACACCATGAGATTTAAAGTACCAGTGTGTAAGATGATTGATTATAATATTCATAAgtatgaaaataaaagctgttgtGTTTTGGTTACTTGAAAGTGAGCCAATCAGCTCACAACagacaaatcaaaaacaacGCAAGATCAGACTTTTTTGCGTCCACCCTAGGTTCTCCTACAAGTTTCAGTTTGGGTGCAAACTTCACCTGTAGTTGGCCCTAAATCCTACACATTGGTCCTTTATGTGAACTTGAAATGAGTCCTTGGACATTCATGCATCAGTGAGTTCATGACTTTGCATGCATAAATGAATATGAAACCCTGAAGAGCCAATGAGGGATCCATCGGGATGAACTAGATGGCATTAGCATCAAGTCTGGTCATTTTACCAGAACTGTACATACCCTCACACGCTGCACGGAGGAAACCAGACAGATGGTCATAAATAACGTTTTAGGTTGAAAACTTCTTTCAGAAgattagcattaaaaaaaagaaggatgcCATTGAGTTTTGTTGTACAATAATAAGGTTAAAATCAAGCTAAAGTCAGATGAAATTaacatgtcttttctttttgtaaattgaaaacaaaaagcagacaaaaaaactaaatcagaaAAATAGCAGTAGTAGTTTATTTAAATCTGCATTAACACTTTATCTCCAACGAAAAAATACATTCAGGTTTTATCttcattagaaataaaaaatattaaagtgtcgacaaaaaaagacaaaaagtgaatAATGAGAGTAAAACATACCTTGTACGCTGCATTGGGCAGCAGGTTGTTCATCGTGAACCAGCCTAACTCCAAAAGATGCTCTGCTGTGTCATCAGATTTGTTCAGCTGTGGGAAGAGAGTTCAGGGTCAACATTTATCATCCAGCAGtgattcaaaaaaacaacaacacataaacggtgatgaagggccctcgcacccctaTGCATGTTGGGGTGTGTCGCAGCAGTAGAGGGATGTGGCTAAGCGGTGGGCTGTGCAGAtcgatttgtgtaaaagtcgtaGTACTGGCAAGTTCAAACAGGTAATGCTATGAACCTCTGATGTGTAACTTAGAAAGCTATAATATAATCAattttcaaataataataataatcaaacatttacattcaggttttaaaaaagcagtAAGACCAGGAccattattttgaaattttgaaaaaaaaaaaaaaaagaaaaaaaaaaaaaaaatgatggcgGACTTCCTATTTGGTTTTAACAAAAATCAATTTAGGGATCGTTAAAGTTCAGTCTATATTTAGTTATAACTTGAATAATGTTTCAATATTATTGGAGAGTGCAAAACTGACATTGCATTAACATAaaattttaatgttgatttaacAACATTATCATTAACAAAGGTTAACTTAACCTAGTGTCAAGGTCAGAACGACACGAGTGGCATGTGAGTGGCTCATGTTCCATCATATGACGCGGCATATACCACATAGGAGTGGCATATGCCGCAGCACGAGTGGAATATGAGTGGCACATGCCGCGACATATGAGTGgcatatgagtggcatatgctgcgacatatgagtggcatatgagtggcatatgctgcgacatatgagtggcatatgccgtTCTGGGCCACTCCTGTGTTGCGGCATATGAGCATATGAGCGGCTGGGGTCAGTGCTCAGGCcctaataaaaataaaggagTAAATATGACAAAAGATAATTAAGCAGTATAGTGTGTTCTTTAATGTAGCTAAGAAGTAACTCTACTCATTCTGTCTGCAGTACATTCATCAGCTAGCTCTTTCCCACTCCACACTGTTGTAATTCTGTGCCATGCTCACCTTACTGTACATGAATCTTTGCAGCTCCAACTCAGCAATCCCGAGCTGGCCGTCTTCTTCGGTCAAACACCAGCGCGCCTGGGCAAAGTAGATCTCAGTTCTCCTCACCACACTCACATCCTCTGGGGGCTTACGCAGCTCCAGTTTGTTTGCCCGTTGCAGCTGAAAGTCCTTGAAACACCTGCCAGACAGAGAATACAATTATGATTAACCTGTTTGTACAAACGCCCTCAGAACTGGACGTGAATGAGAGTTGATATGAGACCTGATGAGAATGTTGAGCTCTTCACTCTTCATCTGCATGTCGTTCTTCTCCTGGTTCAGCTGGTTCTGGAGTCTTGTGTTGATATCCATCAGCTCATCTCCGCTCAGTTCTTCTGCAAGTGCCTGTAAAACAAAATTATAAAAAGCATTGAGCACTAAATACCAACCACAGCACAACATTTCTTCTGGCGCGACAAAGGGCTGAAGAATAAGGTAAGGAAATCATCACTAATGTTCATTTATACATGACAGTATTGACTTAAGTTATAGTTTATTAGACTGATATGTACTATTTGACTCACTCTGATGTTGGAGTAAATCTGTTTCTCCAGGCGTCTAATCTGTGCAAGGTGCTGCCTGACAGCCTCCTGGAGGTGCAAGATGCTGCTGCGCTGCTCCTCAGGGTTACTTGAAATTTCCAGCTGGAAACGCACTCGCTGCTTTTTCTCACTGTGCTCCTGAACCAACCATGCGTTCAAatgatagaaaacaaacacacaaaatcagGAAAGGTGAAACACTGCTATGGAAAATCTTGTGTAAATTGATCCACCAGCCTACCTTGCGTCTGGGCTCCACATGTAACAGCAGGTTGTTAACAATGTCTAGGATCATCGCGTACTGAACTGGGTTAGTGGAGATCTCAAGATCATGGTGGATGAGAGTGAAGGTGTCCACAGCCCCTGTTAAATTCATATAATCAAAGTAGTTAAAGCTCATTCATGGTTAGTTTGTTGCCctgtcaacaaaacaacaagtcaATTCCCCCTTTAACTAGAACCCAAGTGGATTCTTCTGTGCAATATATGAGCAGCCAGACATACCGGCCTGTTTTTTCAGCAGATCTTCTTTCTCGTGGTTATTCCTCAGTTCTGGAGGTTTGATCTGTGTGGCCAGCTCTGGGTTGATGTCGTGACTGTAACTGATGTAGTGCATCCGGCAGCTACACCGTGAGATGATACGCTGAACCTGCTGAGCTTCATTCACCTGGGCGGGCTGGTTCCagtctaaaaacaaaaagtttcttTAATTAATCTCGACTCCCTCTACGAGAATACTCCAGAGAATAATTTAAGCACTTTGTTTATTCAGTGATGCATTTTCACTGCTGAGgctgtgtgttctttttttctgtgggaGGAGGGTAATTTCAGTTCAGTGAAGTAATTCACCTGTAGTGGTGCTGACCATCCCTCCCACAGCCTGGCCACTCTCCATCAGCTCCAGCACTGAGTCCAGGTTACGCTGCCTGTGCTCCTCAATGTTTTTCACCTGAAGGTAACACGAAGAAAGAGTCAGGAAACAAATCAGAGGAAACAGCACTGACTGCAGACAACCTGGCAGTTACTATGAAACCTTCATTGTCAAGTTAGTTCTCCTATTTTAAAGACAGGTGCTAGAATATAACTCATCTACTTGTAATTGCATTAAATTTGCATCACTGATAAGTTTTCAAAAAGTTCTTCCTTATAGAACATGTTGTTGTACGAAAGCTCTAAACTTGTTTGTACTCATTTATACATATCTGATACAAACATACCTCCAGCCACAGCTGTCTGTCCTCTTGCTCAGATGGGTTGAGCTCCATGGTGGCAAAGTACTGCATCCCGTCTAGCAGACAAGTCCAGGTGGTTTTCTGTTTCAGGGTGTCATTGTACCAGGCTGGGTGGTGCTCACACTGAAGGAGCTGAGCCTTTGCTGCAGACACCAACACACAGCCTGCCGTCTCTGTGCCGCGCAACATCATCTGAAGACAGCAAAAGAGAAAACCTTGTATAgctatgtttttttctcaatggATTTTCCTGTAACAGAACATGCAATCCTTTATAATACAGATTTAACATTAAACCTAACCAAACTTGGCGCAACAAATGTATGCAAGAGTGACATTAAGTATAATTTATATAAACTTTACCAGtctacaaataatacaaaaaaaaccctagAGAAATCAAAATGCCAAAATCAACGCACCTGACAGTTGACCAACTCAATAAACCAGTTGCGGTTGTAGACATCATCTGTCTGGCAGGCTGCAATACCACATAGCTGATCGCTGACACCCGAATCCTCCTCTGAAAACACTACAAACTTGTCTGTTTCCTCAATCAGTTTCTGCAGCATCGATGTTCCTacaaagttaagaaaaaaaaggaggttaGTTAAGTTAAGTTAGTTTAGCTTAAAAGACTGGGCTGTTGTCCTTTTCTGCGCTGAGCTATTTCCTCACCTTCATGCTGACTTTTTTCTGCTCTACTGATGGTGGGCACGACTGGGGTGGTTGGAGCTGTGGAGGGAGAGAAGTTGGAAGGAGTGCGTTTGAGCTTCTTCGTCTGGAGCTGTGTGTCGATCCTCAGACCCTTCAGGGCTTCAGTGGAGAGATTTCTCTTCAGTACGGACGCTTTTTTATAACCATCGTACAGCCCGAAAGCTATGTTCCTGTTTGTGGTGGTCCAAGAAGCGCGCAGGTCCACCAAGCGCAGTTTGTGAGCGTAAGAGTTGTTAGTCTCATCCTTCTGGTTCACCTCCTGTCAGATAAAAGTCAAGGAGATATTAATAAAGCAGccgcagtaaaaaaaaaaaaaaacaggtaacaaCACCAGCCATCTGCAGAGTTTTACCTCCTCCATTCGGTTGCTCTGTCGCTGGTAGCTCAGGGAGGACAAGCTGAGAAGGTGAGTCTTCTTCACCTGAGCGTTGATCTGGTGGTCAGCCGTCTCATCCCAGGTGGACGCCATCAGGTGAACTGTCACCTGAGAGAGCTCGCTAACCATCTGAGTCACGTTCCATTCAGAGATCAGCCTCCTCATCACAGTGCcagctgagacacaaacacacacattcaaatagAATAATATCAAATCTATGACTTAATAGATGGATAACTGTTTTTTCTTGAATAGTATGTTGTTAATCCATGTACCCTGTGGAATAAGTCTCTGAGCCCCTCGTGTGAAGACATGGCCTTTATTGCACTCCACCTGGACACCTCTCTGCTGGGCGAATGAGGCCCAATAATGCACCTTAAGAAAACATGTAGTAAAATAATAGTTATGAGgagtaaaaagatgaaagggTAAGAACAGAGTACCTTTTTGGTCAGAAGTCAAAACACATACTGTGCTCTGGTTTCAGGGTTGAAACACAGTGCAGAGTGTTTTAGTGGACTGTTGCTGGTTGACAGCCCAGAAAAACACTTACTTGTAGTTGTGGGAAGGCAGCTGTGTAGGACATCTGTTTGTAGTGCTGACCCAGCTTCTTGCGCAAAGGTCTGAGGCTGTGGAACAGCTTGCCTCGGCAGATTGGTCGAGATACACCTGTCCAGGTGGCCCAAAAGTTCTGCATCCACCGCAGAGTGCTGCTGTACAGCAGGATTCGAGGCTGGGAGGCTTCTAAAAGGAAAAAGTAACCATGTTATCTAAAGCAAAATACATAATACTGTTATATCGCTGTTTATTAAAAtgctcaaacatgtttaatcacAATAGAAAATCTAACAGGCCGTCATACCTGTGCCACAGTGCTGGTTAAGGTCCATGGTGATGGAGAGGTTGAGGTTCTCAGAGCGAAACGCTCTGTACGAATCATGAGGCTGTCCTGAGGTCACATCGGCAACGTTCTCAGCACAGCAGAGCATCACAGCATGGTGATCATCAGGGTTGCCATGGCAAAGCCATTGAAGGTCAAGGGTCATGCACAGGTTAGGCAGGTGTAGAAAACAGATATCATCGTACCTGGCATGGAAAGAAATACTTTTATCAATAAAGAATTCTCTTTAAATGCagttaaaagcttttatttgtttaactaCTATTTTCACTTACTTTGATGCTGTCCTGACATTAACGTCCAAatctcctttaaaaacaaactgtccCTGGTTCCAGTCGTAGTTCAGCTTACTCCACTCCCAGTGCATGTTTTCTGTCGTGTTGTAAGGGTCCTGTAAAAAGGCATTATTCAGAATAGATTAGGTCCCATTACAATACTACACTAACAATGACCTCAGTGCTGAAGCGTATAATTCACTGAATacttccatgaaaatgttcaacattagTGCCATCATAAGTAAAACCTAAAGGCTCACTAGCTCTATTAGAcagtgaaagtttttttttcgaAAGGGGCCCCTGATTTTCAAAACACCAACAAACTTGAagtgaaaatgtcaacatttctcacatttttttccacaaactTTAATAGCTACATTTTTTCCAGTATGTATCTATCGGACATTAATGACATAAGGTTGTTTTAAGAACAATATTTCACCTCTGTAGCCAGCTGATGAAGATTGGCCTGATCGATGTTCATCATCCACCGCCCATGCATAACGAGGCGACTTTTGTCCCACCAGGCCAGAGGAGGTGAGGGATCGACAGTGGGTTTGGTCAGCAGGTCAACAGACTGGCCAATCAGAGTCCAGGCAGGGTCCCAACATGGCCCCCACACAATAGTGTACAGAGATATGTTAGCTAGATGGAGAGgaaattgagagagagagatgttaaCTTTGAGTTTGGACAAGTCATACTGATAATATTCAACAGTAAGACTGCTCAACTGGGACTAAAATGATGTTCATGATTGTATTGTATATACAAATTATTACTAAGTAGCATCATGATTATTGATGctattttttcccccattttGCACAGGAATGCAGAGTGACAGTTGTCTTGAAATAGTGTATTGGTCTATGTGACTGGTCAGATCTGTGGGAACGATTTTGCACTCAGAACATCTTgctgatttactttttttccttAACTCACATTTGAAGTCATAATAGAACTTCAGAGGGGGCATATTCCTGTGGACTGTCACATCTCCCCACGGTGCACCCAGCGGGACGATTTCTTTGCGATGAGCCCTGGCCTGTCCATCCTGCTCCGTCCCAATAAGACGCCCTGACAGCTCCCAGTCTCGGATCTCAAACAGGTAGCGAGGGTAATCCCGAATTCTCACTGAGGTagcagaaaaagaggaaattaatTAGACTTCTGAAAATGTAGGAAAAAAAGCTGTGGGGCATGTTTAAATGGTAAATACCAATTCAGTTAGTTCAGTGTCACCTAAATCATGTTTTATAACcgcaaatatgtttttttaacctaCCCAAATAAGCAGCCAGTTTAAACTTGATAGCACGGC
Coding sequences within it:
- the LOC109999666 gene encoding bridge-like lipid transfer protein family member 2 isoform X1; translation: MSLLLIFCLLILLLGVVLLCVIFRWLICTLAVHFFQTALNADLKIKSVGLFSVQGVSIQFHPQHTLEIDKIWISSKLLNQDLPRYLALCVGETRVRFDLQTPLKPLVKKRHGKKPGKISVSSTTLRCLSQMLSFHISSINVMVLNIALSESLWHMTISGITLLLDHQSKRLAWDFSVGQLSSKVLKSSQLDICLAEVALSLLLSGDVSLPDMKPGSLSLNVRTLIAELHEGLFLSQLLLPTSPKKSIQEGSETENVDFIQTETVERFHRLIPQEVNVEFDNTNVTLSMHSQKRHLNWTLRSLKVCYGRDDEQLPLKSFTPELSFPQSSLELILEDGLLLSQSRQRILCVNTLKTTVQVTSIDISGSFTVNTCIIHYRHQEFSHWLNLFPWEQLIHRKAAHRKSPLDYLPTLLFLRRLPHLDAPVMVTSSVSNINVSVQLGDTTPFALGFLSACAELQHLLDIKVDPESTESQNVHQRASLSLDNFWWRVGQGSHIQQAPHPPGKHVWGEALILDSVTLQGSYNRPHLESSSQSPSLSVESSLKGLQVELSDTCALCLSRLLSLLCVPRETQLPDVAPVSPHSEDTIQPIPSSQLHMLFKLDCSLEDVNVFTLSNLAGAVSFRMDAVRVVSSAESSTVSLYGVSLSTIKTVTENMESCCPASQTPHPVLKLTAVAFCYHITTHTLQIQCEEELTVEWTPPDHMVLYQHMTEVKECWRMLCGERGVESLNTPTETESIPGHGRGLCVRVELGCTRLTAHVSEQNYITLHTEAVSVSKHAASMHIRSPSVIFNFDGYNIVSFKDLDVETHAELTEMQLHRDTFPFLTTPHNRVWVLACPSLAVEFPYQYNFSNTFDMAISVQKWLKTLHRSQSQDTEDQQLPPDLVFKISQFSFVFLDDIFEIKLRDNYELMKDESKESAKRLQLLDKKVAELRKQHGELLPARKIEELYSSLEKKHIEIYIQRSRRLYANTPMRKSLLTWTVSDLELVALADQSLHGPERVREQLRDIDSISPFPRDGLPLVVQWCRAIKFKLAAYLVRIRDYPRYLFEIRDWELSGRLIGTEQDGQARAHRKEIVPLGAPWGDVTVHRNMPPLKFYYDFKSNISLYTIVWGPCWDPAWTLIGQSVDLLTKPTVDPSPPLAWWDKSRLVMHGRWMMNIDQANLHQLATEDPYNTTENMHWEWSKLNYDWNQGQFVFKGDLDVNVRTASKYDDICFLHLPNLCMTLDLQWLCHGNPDDHHAVMLCCAENVADVTSGQPHDSYRAFRSENLNLSITMDLNQHCGTEASQPRILLYSSTLRWMQNFWATWTGVSRPICRGKLFHSLRPLRKKLGQHYKQMSYTAAFPQLQVHYWASFAQQRGVQVECNKGHVFTRGAQRLIPQAGTVMRRLISEWNVTQMVSELSQVTVHLMASTWDETADHQINAQVKKTHLLSLSSLSYQRQSNRMEEEVNQKDETNNSYAHKLRLVDLRASWTTTNRNIAFGLYDGYKKASVLKRNLSTEALKGLRIDTQLQTKKLKRTPSNFSPSTAPTTPVVPTISRAEKSQHEGTSMLQKLIEETDKFVVFSEEDSGVSDQLCGIAACQTDDVYNRNWFIELVNCQMMLRGTETAGCVLVSAAKAQLLQCEHHPAWYNDTLKQKTTWTCLLDGMQYFATMELNPSEQEDRQLWLEVKNIEEHRQRNLDSVLELMESGQAVGGMVSTTTDWNQPAQVNEAQQVQRIISRCSCRMHYISYSHDINPELATQIKPPELRNNHEKEDLLKKQAGAVDTFTLIHHDLEISTNPVQYAMILDIVNNLLLHVEPRRKEHSEKKQRVRFQLEISSNPEEQRSSILHLQEAVRQHLAQIRRLEKQIYSNIRALAEELSGDELMDINTRLQNQLNQEKNDMQMKSEELNILIRCFKDFQLQRANKLELRKPPEDVSVVRRTEIYFAQARWCLTEEDGQLGIAELELQRFMYSKLNKSDDTAEHLLELGWFTMNNLLPNAAYKVVIRPQSPCQSGRQFALRIFSKVRPPVGGISVKEHFEVNVVPLTIQLMYQFFKRMMGFFFPGRNVEEEEVTDEEDKFRLVTTGIPVKTRQLSEDTMGAMGPSKGVTQGLNRTAGVRRSFRKAPEHPVDDIDKMKERAAMNNSFIYIKIPQVPLCVSYKGEKSSVDWKDLNLVLPCLEYHNNTWTWLDFAMAVKRDSRKALVAQMIKEKLRLKPASGSDLRGKTPEGKSDNSLQQAEEDEKARLLIGLSTADKSSSKKSIFSRRK